The DNA window AGCTGATCCGGCGGCTCCTCGTCGACGCGCATCCCGGACTCGAGCTGCCGCCGCCGCGGGACACGACCGGCTCCGCTCCCCGCCGACAGACCACCCCGGAGACTTATTTGGCAGTCGGCAAGGTCGTCAACTACGGCGGTGGCGGCCGTTACGACGAAGGGGCCGCGACGTTCGACTACCCACCGGCCCTCGCCGCCGACAGCTTCGCGCTGCGGGGACGGTGGTCGCTGGACTACCAGGGCGCGACGGCCGACACGGACCGGTGCGGCATCGAACTGAACTACCACGCCCAAGACGTCTATGTCGTCGCCGGTGGAAGGGGAACTCTGACCGTCACGCGCGGCGGACACTCCGTTGCGGTGCCGATCAGCGGTCCGCCGACGTCGCACCAGATCGTCGCCGACGATCGTCTGGCGCCGGGAACGCTCGAGGTTCGCCCCAGCCAGGGGTTGCAGATCTACTCGTTCACCTACGGCTAAACCCCGGCGCGATTGATTTGCACGGTCGGCAGTCCAAACCGGTTCGAGCTCCGAACTACTCGTGTCGATACCAATCCGGCGGCGGATACCGTCGCCGACACGTAGGAGGCCAGACACATGAAAGCACGCACCACCTCAATGTTGGCGACGGGTTTCGCGGCGGCGACCCTCATCGGTCTCACCGTGACCACCGCCCCGACCGCGGCAGCGGCCGACCTGGTGGGGCCCGGATGCGCGGATTACGCGGCGGCAAATCCCAGCGGTCCCGCATCGGTAGAGGGCATGTCGCAGGTCCCCGTCGCGGTGGCGGCGTCGAACAACCCGATGCTGACGACGCTGACCGCCGCGCTTTCCGGCAAGCTGAATCCCGATGTGAACCTGGTCGACACGCTCGACAACGGCCAGTACACGGTGTTCGCACCGACCGACGCCGCCTTCGGCAAGCTGCCGGAGTCGACGATCGGCCAGCTCAAGACCGATTCGAAGCTGCTGACCAGCATCCTGACCTATCACGTGGTGCAGGGGCAGCTGAGTCCGGCTCGGGTGGCGGGTTCCCACAAGACCCTGCAAGGCGCGAACGTGAACGTGACCGGCCAGGGGAACGATCTCAGGGTCGCAAACGCCCGCGTTGTCTGCGGTGGCGTGCCGACGGCGAACGCCACGGTGTACCTGATCGACACGGTGCTGATGCCGCCGATGTAGTCGTTCGGTCGGGAAAAGCTCCGTCACAACGTGATCGGTGGGGAAATTCATCGGCATGGTGGGCGATGATGGAAGCGTGACGCTGAAGAGTCCCGACGGCGTGCTGGGCATCGGCGAGTTCGAGCCCACCTTCGAGGCCGAGCTGGCCGCGCGTTACCGGATCCCCAGGCTGCCCGACGGTCCCGGTCGGGCCGATTTCCTGGCGGGGCGCGCGGCCGGTGTCCGGGTGCTGGTCACGTCCGGGCGGCCCGGCGTCGACGCGGAGATGATAGCGGCGCTGCCCGGCCTGGAGGCGATCGTCAATAACGGCGCCGGTGTGGACCTGATCGACCTGGACGCGGCGGAGCGCTTGGGGGTCGGCGTGAGCAACACCCCCGGCGTGCTCTCGGACACGGTCGCCGATACGGCGCTGGGGCTGATCCTGATGGCGGTGCGGCGTTTCGGCGCCGCCGACCGCTACGTGCGGGGCGGCCGATGGGCGCGCGAGGGCCAGTTCCCGTACGCCAGGGACGTCAGCGGCCTGCGGGTCGGCATCCTGGGCCTCGGTCGCATCGGTTCGGCCATCGCGAGCAGGCTGCTCGGGTTCGACTGTGCCATCGCCTATCACAACCGCAACCGGATCGAAGGGTCGCCGTACCGCTACGCCGAGTCTCCGGTCGAGTTGGCCGAATCGGTCGACGTCCTCGTCGTCGCCACCACGGGTGATCACGAAGCGCGCCACCTGGTCGACCGCAGAGTCCTGCACGCGTTGGGGCCCGAGGGCTACCTGATCAACATCGCGCGCGGCAGCGTGGTCGACCAGGACGCGCTGGTGGAGCTGGTGACCAGCGGCGGGCTGGCCGGCGCGGGCCTGGACGTCTTCGCCGACGAGCCCCGGGTGCCCACGGAGTTGCTCGGGCTCGACAACGTGGTGCTCTTCCCGCACATCGGCAGCGCGACGGCCCGGACGAGACGGGCGATGGCGCAGCTCGCGATCCGCAATCTGGACAGCTATCTCCAGACCGGTCAGCTCGTGACACCCGTGCTGCGGCCCCGCGGCCGGCGGTGACGCGGTCTACTCGGTCGGGGGAGCGGGCTCGGCGGGCGAGGCGAGCCGGGTGGGGCGCTCGTGCCCGCGGAGGGTGACCGTCTCGCCCAGCGACCAACGGGCGCGCTCGTTTTCGCTCGCGCCGTCGAGCGTGCCGGCCGTCGCGAGCAACCGGCCCGGATATGACTTGGCCAGCTCGCACAGCCGCGCGGCCTCGTTGACCGGCTCACCGATCACGGTGTACTCGAAGCGTTCCCGGGCGCCGACGTTGCCGGCGACCACTTGGCCCGCCGCGACGCCGATGCCGGCCTGGCATTCGGGCATCTCCTCGCCGAGCCGCTCGGCGATGCGGCGGGCAGCCGCCAGCGCCTCCTCTTCGGGGCGCTCGAGGCGGTTCGGGGCGCCGAACACGGCCAGCGTCGCATCTCCCTCGAACTTGTTGACCAGGCCGCGGTGTCGGTCGACCTCCTCGACGACGATGCCGAAAAACCCGTTGAGCACCGCGACGACTTCGGCGGGCGGGCGGCTGGTCACCAACTGGGTGGAGCCGACGATGTCGATGAACACGACGGCGACGTGGCGTTCTTCCCCGCCCAGCTTCGGGCGCTCGCGTTCGGCGGCGGCGGCCACCTCGCGTCCGACGTGCCGGCCGAACAGGTCGCGCACGCGTTCCCGTTCACGCAGGCCGTCGACCATCGCGTTGAAACCGCGTTGCAACTCGCCGAGTTCGGTCCCGTCGAACACCACCAGGTTGCCCCGCAGATCGCCGCGCTCGACCCGCTCGAGCGCCGTGCGCACCACCCGCACCGGCGTTGCCGTCAGCCACGCCAGGATCCACATCAACAGGCAACCGAAAATCAGCGTGGCGGTGGAGATCATCACCACGCCGACGGCGAACTCGGTTTCGGTCATGTTGCGCATCAGGAGCTGGAAGAAGGCCACCAGCGCGATACCGATCACCGGGACGCCCGAGCCGAAGAACCAGACCATCATGGTCCGGCCCATGATGCCCGCGGTCAGCCGCTGGGGCGGACGTCCCGCCTCGAGCGCCTGCGCGGCCACCGGACGTAGCGCGAACTCGGTTGCCAGATAGCTCCCGGTGGCGACCAGGACGCCCGCAAACGTCACGACGAACAGGAACCGCGGGACGAACAAGACGTTGACCAGCCCGTAGAGGGTGGTCAGCAGCGCCGCGCCGGATCCCCACAGGACGATGTCGACGATCGCGACCCGCCACGGCGCCAGGAACGTGTTGCGCTCGTCCTCGCGGGTCGGTGTGCGCTCCTCGATCGACCAGCGCAGCGCGATCACGGTCCGCCGGGTGATCCAGAACGCGCCCAGTGCCAGCGCTACCGCGATGTAGGCGGGCACCACCGCGAACGTGAGCCAGAGCGGCGCGTCGTCGAACACGCTCGGCTCGGGGATCGCGACCGTCACCAACAGCAGGGCGACGCCGATGCCGATCAGGTTCACGGCCACGACGAGCACGGTCAGGATCACCTGGATGCGGATGCGCCGGCGCCGTTGGCTTTCGGTGACCCGCCCGAGCAGCAGCGAGCCGTACGCCGGGGTCTCCGACAGCCGGCCGCTCTGACGGGTGACCGCTTCGAGCACCCGGCCCAGGCGCCGTGCCACCGTCTTTTCTGCCGACATGGTGGCGTCAGCCTAATTTGTCGGCCACGCTCTAAGGTGAGTCGGGTGCGACTCGTGATTGCCCAATGCACCGTCGACTACGTCGGCCGGCTCACCGCGCATTTACCGTCCGCGCGCAGGTTGTTGCTGTTCAAGGCCGACGGGTCGGTCAGCGTGCACGCCGACGACCGCGCCTACAAGCCGTTGAACTGGATGAGTCCGCCGTGCCGGCTGACCGAGGAGCCCGTCGGCGAGGCGCCGGTGTGGGTGGTGGAAAACAAAGCAGGAGAACAGCTGCGCATCACCGTCGAAGCGGTCGAGCATGACTCCAGCCACGACCTGGGCGTCGATCCCGGGTTGGTCAAGGACGGCGTCGAGGCCCACCTGCAGGCGTTGCTCGCCGAGCACGTGCAGCTGCTGGGCGAGGGGTACACGTTAGTGCGCCGGGAGTACATGACCGCGATCGGGCCCGTCGATCTGCTCTGCCGCGACGAGCGGGGCGGGGCGGTCGCGGTGGAGATCAAGCGGCGCGGCGAGATCGACGGCGTCGAGCAGCTCACCCGTTATCTCGAGCTGCTCAACCGCGACAGCCTGCTGGCCCCGGTCCACGGGGTGTTCGCCGCCCAGCAGATCAAACCGCAGGCGCGCACGCTGGCCGAGGACCGCGGGATTCGTTGTCTCACACTGGATTACGACAAGATGCGGGGCATGGACAGCGACGAGTACCGGCTGTTCTGAGGGCCCCGGATTAGACTGGCCGCATGGCACGGCGCCGCACACCGCCGCGACGACAGCGGCCCGTGCCGTTGTCGGCAGTCTCGCGGCGGGTCGAGACGGGACCCGACGGGCACGAATACGAGGTTCGCCCGGTCGCGGCGGCGCGTGCCGTCAAGATCTACCGCTGCCCCGGCTGTGACCACGAGATCCGTTCGGGCACCGCGCATGTGGTGGTCTGGCCGACCGATACTCACGACGCCGGGATCGGGGACCGCCGGCACTGGCACACGGGGTGCTGGGCCGCCCGCGCGACGCGCCGGCCTACCCGGAAATGGTCGTGAGGCCCTTCAATGCCGCAGCCGTTCAGGAAGCGGGTTCGACGAGCTCGATGAGGACTCCGCCGGCATCCTTGGGATGGACGAAGTTGATGCGGGAGTTGGCCGTACCGCGGCGGGGTGCTTCGTACACCAGACGGACCCCGTGGGAGCGCAGGTGCTCGCTGATGACGTCGAGGTCGCCGACCCGGACGGCCATCTGCTGGATGCCCGGCCCGCGCTTGTCGAGGAACTTGGCGATCGTCGACGAGTCGTCGATCGGGGCCATCAGCTGAATCTGTGCGGTGCCGGGCGGCGCGTCGCGCACCGCCAGCATGGCCTCACGGATACCCTGATCGTCGTTGACTTCCTCGTGCACCAGGATCATGCCGAGGTGGTCGTGGTACCAGGCGATGGCCGCGTCGAGGTCGGGGACTGCGATGCCGACATGATCAACCGCCGTCACGAGCGTGGTAGACAGCAACTGACGGGCGTCAACTTGATCCGTCGTCATCTCACAACGGTAACCTGACGGCAAAGATTTCGCTTCTTCGGGGATCGGAATCGGCCCCCAGTGAGCGCCTAGTAGGCCTAAGGAGATAGTCATGACGACGTCGGTGATCGTTGCTGGAGCCCGTACTCCCATCGGCAAGCTGATGGGTTCGCTGAAGGACTTTTCGGCCAGTGACCTGGGCGCCATCGCGATTTCCGGCGCGCTGGAAAAGGCCTTCCCGAACGTCGAGGCGCCGGCGTCGCTGGTCGAGTACGTGATCATGGGCCAGGTGCTGACCGCCGGAGCCGGTCAGATGCCCGCGCGCCAGGCGGCGGTGGCGGCCGGCATCGGCTGGGACGTCCCGGCACTGACGATCAACAAGATGTGCCTGTCCGGTATCGACGCCATCGCCCTGGCTGACCAGCTGATTCGCGCCGGAGAGTTCGACGTGGTGGTGGCCGGTGGGCAGGAGTCCATGACCAAGGCGCCGCACCTGCTGATGGACAGCCGCTCGGGCTACAAGTACGGCGACGTCACCGTGCTGGACCACATGGCCTACGACGGCCTGTACGACGTGTTCACCGACCAGCCGATGGGCGCGCTCACCGAGCAGCGCAACGACGTCGACAAATTCACCCGCGAGGAGCAGGACTCCTACGCCGCGCGTTCGCATCAGCGGGCGGCCGCGGCGTGGAAGGACGGGGTGTTTGCCGACGAGGTGGTGCCGGTCAACATCCCGCAGCGCAAGGGTGACCCGCTGCAGTTCGCCGAGGACGAGGGCATCCGCGCCAACACCACCGCCGAATCGCTGGCCGGTCTCAAGCCGGCGTTCCGCCGTGACGGCACCATCACCGCGGGTTCGGCGTCGCAGATCTCCGACGGCGCGGCCGCGGTCGTGGTGATGAACAAGGAGAAAGCCCAGGCGCTGGGCCTGACGTGGCTGGCCGAGATCGGTGCGCACGGCGTCGTGGCCGGACCGGATTCGACGCTGCAGTCGCAGCCGGCCAACGCGATCAGGAAGGCGCTCGGGCGCGAAGGCATCTCGGTCGACCAACTCGACGTGGTGGAGATCAACGAGGCGTTCGCGGCGGTCGCGCTGGCCTCGACCCGCGAGCTGGGGCTGAATCCCGACATCGTCAACGTCAACGGCGGCGCGATCGCCGTCGGGCACCCGATCGGCATGTCGGGAGCCCGCATCGCGCTGCACGTCGCCCTGGAGTTGGCGCGCCGCGGCTCCGGCTACGGTGTCGCCGCCCTGTGCGGGGCGGGTGGACAGGGCGACGCGCTGATTCTGCGGGCCGGGTAACGGCCCGCGCGCCGCGTTGCTGGCGCGCGGTTCGCGCGCACACGTGTGATGTTCGTCATATCGGGCGCTCAGGAGCCTTTCGGCGGGGGCCGCGGCCGGATTTTCACTTTGCGCGAGTGTCCGCGCGACCGGGTGGATCGGGCGCCGATGTGCATGACAGACTTGACGGCGTGACGCGTCCGCGATCCTCCATAGGGCCTGCGCTGGCTGGTGCGGTCGACCTGTCCGGCCTCAAGCAGCGCGCTCAGCAAAAAGCATCGGCAGCTGGGGCCGGCGGCCGGGCGGCGCCGGCGGCGGGGGTGACCGAGGTCACCGAGGCCAATTTCGAAGACGAGGTGCTGATCCGGTCCGGCGAAGTGCCGGTCGTGGTGCTGTTGTGGTTGCCGCGCAACGACGCGTGTGCCCAGCTGGCCGAAACGCTGTCCGCGCTGGCCGCCGAGGACAACGGCAAATGGTCGCTGGCCACGGTGGACGTCGAGGTGGCTCCCCGGGTCGCCCAGGCGTTCGGTGTGGAGGCGGTTCCGACCGTGGTGGCGTTGGCCGCCGGGCAGCCGTTGTCCAGTTTCGAGGGCGTGCAACCGGCCGACCAGCTGCGCCGTTGGGTGGATTCGCTGCTCGCGGCAACGGACGGCAAGCTCAGGGGCCCGGGGGAGGCCGGGGAGTCGCCGCAAACCGATCCGGAGCTGTTGCAGGCGCGCCAGCGACTCGAGGCCGGCGACTTCGAGGCCGCCAAGGAGTCGTACCAGGCGATCCTGGACGCCAACCCCGGCAGCGTCGAGGCGAAGGCCGCGATCAGGCGGATCGACTTCCTCACGCGCGCAACGGCTCAAGTCCCCGACGCGGTCGCGGTGGCCGATGCGGCGCCGGGTGACATCGACGCCGCCTTCGCGGCCGCCGACGTGCAGATCCTCAACCAGGACGTCGGCGCCGCCTTCGAACGTCTGATCACGTTGGTGCGCAAGACATCCGGGGAC is part of the Mycobacterium sp. HUMS_12744610 genome and encodes:
- a CDS encoding fasciclin domain-containing protein; protein product: MLATGFAAATLIGLTVTTAPTAAAADLVGPGCADYAAANPSGPASVEGMSQVPVAVAASNNPMLTTLTAALSGKLNPDVNLVDTLDNGQYTVFAPTDAAFGKLPESTIGQLKTDSKLLTSILTYHVVQGQLSPARVAGSHKTLQGANVNVTGQGNDLRVANARVVCGGVPTANATVYLIDTVLMPPM
- a CDS encoding 2-hydroxyacid dehydrogenase, producing MVGDDGSVTLKSPDGVLGIGEFEPTFEAELAARYRIPRLPDGPGRADFLAGRAAGVRVLVTSGRPGVDAEMIAALPGLEAIVNNGAGVDLIDLDAAERLGVGVSNTPGVLSDTVADTALGLILMAVRRFGAADRYVRGGRWAREGQFPYARDVSGLRVGILGLGRIGSAIASRLLGFDCAIAYHNRNRIEGSPYRYAESPVELAESVDVLVVATTGDHEARHLVDRRVLHALGPEGYLINIARGSVVDQDALVELVTSGGLAGAGLDVFADEPRVPTELLGLDNVVLFPHIGSATARTRRAMAQLAIRNLDSYLQTGQLVTPVLRPRGRR
- a CDS encoding adenylate/guanylate cyclase domain-containing protein; this encodes MSAEKTVARRLGRVLEAVTRQSGRLSETPAYGSLLLGRVTESQRRRRIRIQVILTVLVVAVNLIGIGVALLLVTVAIPEPSVFDDAPLWLTFAVVPAYIAVALALGAFWITRRTVIALRWSIEERTPTREDERNTFLAPWRVAIVDIVLWGSGAALLTTLYGLVNVLFVPRFLFVVTFAGVLVATGSYLATEFALRPVAAQALEAGRPPQRLTAGIMGRTMMVWFFGSGVPVIGIALVAFFQLLMRNMTETEFAVGVVMISTATLIFGCLLMWILAWLTATPVRVVRTALERVERGDLRGNLVVFDGTELGELQRGFNAMVDGLRERERVRDLFGRHVGREVAAAAERERPKLGGEERHVAVVFIDIVGSTQLVTSRPPAEVVAVLNGFFGIVVEEVDRHRGLVNKFEGDATLAVFGAPNRLERPEEEALAAARRIAERLGEEMPECQAGIGVAAGQVVAGNVGARERFEYTVIGEPVNEAARLCELAKSYPGRLLATAGTLDGASENERARWSLGETVTLRGHERPTRLASPAEPAPPTE
- the nucS gene encoding endonuclease NucS gives rise to the protein MRLVIAQCTVDYVGRLTAHLPSARRLLLFKADGSVSVHADDRAYKPLNWMSPPCRLTEEPVGEAPVWVVENKAGEQLRITVEAVEHDSSHDLGVDPGLVKDGVEAHLQALLAEHVQLLGEGYTLVRREYMTAIGPVDLLCRDERGGAVAVEIKRRGEIDGVEQLTRYLELLNRDSLLAPVHGVFAAQQIKPQARTLAEDRGIRCLTLDYDKMRGMDSDEYRLF
- the mce gene encoding methylmalonyl-CoA epimerase, with translation MTTDQVDARQLLSTTLVTAVDHVGIAVPDLDAAIAWYHDHLGMILVHEEVNDDQGIREAMLAVRDAPPGTAQIQLMAPIDDSSTIAKFLDKRGPGIQQMAVRVGDLDVISEHLRSHGVRLVYEAPRRGTANSRINFVHPKDAGGVLIELVEPAS
- a CDS encoding acetyl-CoA C-acetyltransferase, which translates into the protein MTTSVIVAGARTPIGKLMGSLKDFSASDLGAIAISGALEKAFPNVEAPASLVEYVIMGQVLTAGAGQMPARQAAVAAGIGWDVPALTINKMCLSGIDAIALADQLIRAGEFDVVVAGGQESMTKAPHLLMDSRSGYKYGDVTVLDHMAYDGLYDVFTDQPMGALTEQRNDVDKFTREEQDSYAARSHQRAAAAWKDGVFADEVVPVNIPQRKGDPLQFAEDEGIRANTTAESLAGLKPAFRRDGTITAGSASQISDGAAAVVVMNKEKAQALGLTWLAEIGAHGVVAGPDSTLQSQPANAIRKALGREGISVDQLDVVEINEAFAAVALASTRELGLNPDIVNVNGGAIAVGHPIGMSGARIALHVALELARRGSGYGVAALCGAGGQGDALILRAG
- a CDS encoding tetratricopeptide repeat protein: MTRPRSSIGPALAGAVDLSGLKQRAQQKASAAGAGGRAAPAAGVTEVTEANFEDEVLIRSGEVPVVVLLWLPRNDACAQLAETLSALAAEDNGKWSLATVDVEVAPRVAQAFGVEAVPTVVALAAGQPLSSFEGVQPADQLRRWVDSLLAATDGKLRGPGEAGESPQTDPELLQARQRLEAGDFEAAKESYQAILDANPGSVEAKAAIRRIDFLTRATAQVPDAVAVADAAPGDIDAAFAAADVQILNQDVGAAFERLITLVRKTSGDERAKVRTRLVELFELFDPADPEVVAGRRNLANALY